The Malus domestica chromosome 06, GDT2T_hap1 genome has a segment encoding these proteins:
- the LOC114825476 gene encoding UDP-glycosyltransferase 72E1-like, with translation MESTQNKPHVVVLASPGMGHVTPLLELAKRLVVDHGFHVTFLSITTDAPPAQLQLLSNPSIPSDLHVVSLPNVDVSQQANNVSVRIVLMIQETLKSLTFVLKNLQSPIKIFVFDPFCTIAHDVAADLSILTYLFLTSSASFLALAMFFPTINAVVNGDHSKIAKEILVPDCKPLFLDDLIPGVLMPELLLMSNILPIVNGVLVNTWEELEPVTLHSIRESPFFLGLPTPPVYPIGPLTKESELVTSTLKSLKLMKWLDQQPACSVVYVTFGSEWTLSGKQMSELALGLELSQKRFVWVARPPNEASVSGNFFKASFNEDDPASYLPKGFLDRTRGRGLVTSSWAPQVAVLSHQFVAGFVTTAGGIRCWRAYCMGW, from the coding sequence ATGGAGTCCACCCAGAACAAGCCGCATGTGGTAGTCTTAGCAAGCCCAGGGATGGGCCACGTCACCCCACTCCTCGAGCTAGCCAAACGACTTGTCGTTGACCACGGCTTCCATGTCACCTTCCTTTCCATCACCACCGACGCACCACCCGCCCAGCTCCAGCTCCTTAGCAACCCCTCTATCCCTTCCGACCTCCATGTCGTCAGCCTCCCCAACGTCGACGTGTCCCAACAAGCCAACAATGTCTCAGTTCGCATCGTTCTCATGATCCAAGAAACCCTAAAGTCTCTGACATTTGTCCTGAAAAACTTACAATCTCCCATCAAAATTTTCGTCTTCGATCCTTTCTGCACTATAGCACATGATGTCGCTGCCGACCTCTCCATCCTCACATACCTTTTCCTGACGTCTTCGGCTTCGTTTCTGGCGTTGGCCATGTTCTTCCCCACGATCAACGCCGTGGTCAACGGCGATCATTCAAAAATAGCCAAGGAGATTCTTGTCCCCGACTGCAAGCCCCTGTTTCTTGACGATCTTATCCCTGGAGTTTTAATGCCTGAATTATTACTTATGTCCAACATATTGCCGATCGTGAATGGCGTTTTGGTAAATACGTGGGAAGAACTCGAGCCGGTGACGCTTCATTCCATTAGAGAAAGCCCTTTCTTTCTTGGTCTGCCAACGCCCCCGGTTTATCCCATTGGGCCGTTGACCAAAGAAAGCGAACTGGTAACATCAACATTGAAATCTTTGAAGTTGATGAAGTGGCTGGACCAGCAGCCGGCCTGTTCAGTTGTGTACGTGACCTTCGGTAGCGAATGGACTTTGTCGGGGAAACAGATGAGTGAACTGGCGTTGGGATTGGAGCTAAGCCAAAAACGATTCGTTTGGGTGGCGCGGCCTCCGAATGAGGCGAGCGTGTCGGGGAACTTTTTTAAGGCCAGTTTCAACGAGGACGATCCGGCGTCGTATTTGCCGAAAGGGTTTTTGGATAGGACGCGAGGGAGAGGGTTGGTGACGTCCTCGTGGGCCCCGCAAGTGGCGGTTCTGAGTCATCAGTTTGTGGCTGGATTTGTGACCACTGCGGGTGGAATTCGGTGTTGGAGAGCGTATTGCATGGGGTGGTGA
- the LOC139197074 gene encoding uncharacterized protein, with product MPASGSQWYQGGQPQQSGVAASGTGSFRPPAQTGQGRTHQGRGNQSGRGRGGRQSAQGRVNHISLQDAQNHPDLIMGGTYNEDEHIQGRQGGYDPATYQF from the exons ATGCCAGCTAGcggatctcagtggtatcagGGGGGTCAGCCCCAACAGAGCGGAGTTGCTGCTAGTGGTACAGGGTCGTTTAGGCCGCCTGCCCAGACAGGTCAAGGACGTACTCATCAGGGACGAGGTAACCAGAGTGGCAGAGGTCGTGGAGGACGACAGTCAGCTCAGGGACGTGTTAACCACATATCGCtacaagatgctcagaaccatccagacttgattatgg gtggaacttataacgaggacgagcacatccaggggcgtcaagggggttacgacccggcgacatacca gttctag